In Oceanobacillus sp. FSL K6-2867, one DNA window encodes the following:
- a CDS encoding NADH:flavin oxidoreductase translates to MSDVKSLFETAFLGSTTLDNRVGVAPMTRISATAEGLATNQMRAYYTSFARGGFSLIITEGIYTDDKSSPGYIYQPGIINKEQTEAWRKVVDSVHQAGTKIVAQIMHTGALVHGNPFGHASIGPSAVQPKGEKSETYEGTGPYPMPKEATKEEITEVITGFVNAAKRTQAAGFDGIEIHGANGYLLDEFLTDYTNQRTDEYGGSTENRVRLLVEVSKAIREAVGPDFTVGIRISQAKVNDQTHKWAGKEKDAEIIFGRLGQAGLDFIHVTEYEAWKPAFDTGGLSLAALAKKYGKLPVIANGHLENPEKANKIIANGEADVVTLGKGALANHEWVTKVKNGKALATFNPEEVLKPNAKIKAFEV, encoded by the coding sequence ATGTCAGACGTAAAATCGCTTTTTGAAACTGCTTTTTTAGGGAGTACAACATTGGATAATCGGGTTGGGGTTGCGCCGATGACTCGCATTAGTGCAACAGCTGAAGGACTGGCAACCAATCAAATGAGAGCATACTACACATCGTTTGCCCGCGGAGGCTTCAGCCTCATCATTACTGAAGGTATTTATACCGATGATAAATCTAGTCCGGGATATATTTACCAGCCAGGAATTATTAATAAGGAACAAACAGAGGCATGGAGGAAAGTGGTAGATTCTGTCCATCAAGCAGGCACGAAAATAGTTGCGCAAATTATGCATACTGGAGCCCTTGTTCATGGAAACCCTTTTGGTCATGCATCAATCGGTCCTTCTGCCGTTCAACCAAAAGGAGAAAAAAGTGAAACTTATGAAGGAACAGGACCTTACCCTATGCCAAAAGAAGCAACAAAAGAAGAAATTACTGAAGTGATAACTGGGTTTGTGAATGCGGCTAAACGTACTCAAGCAGCCGGATTTGATGGGATTGAAATTCATGGCGCGAATGGCTATTTACTTGATGAATTTCTAACTGATTACACCAATCAGCGTACAGATGAATATGGTGGTTCGACAGAGAACCGGGTCCGTTTATTGGTGGAAGTGTCTAAAGCCATCCGGGAAGCAGTCGGGCCGGACTTTACTGTTGGTATTCGGATTTCGCAAGCGAAAGTAAATGATCAGACACATAAGTGGGCAGGAAAAGAAAAGGATGCTGAAATCATTTTTGGAAGGTTAGGACAAGCCGGTCTTGACTTTATCCATGTTACGGAATATGAAGCATGGAAACCTGCATTCGATACGGGCGGGTTGTCACTTGCAGCTCTGGCGAAAAAGTATGGGAAACTACCTGTAATTGCTAACGGTCATTTAGAGAATCCCGAAAAAGCGAATAAAATCATTGCAAACGGAGAAGCCGATGTGGTCACTTTAGGCAAGGGGGCATTGGCCAACCATGAGTGGGTCACCAAGGTTAAAAATGGGAAAGCCTTAGCAACGTTTAACCCGGAAGAAGTGTTAAAACCGAATGCAAAAATCAAGGCTTTTGAAGTGTAA
- a CDS encoding metalloregulator ArsR/SmtB family transcription factor: MNERNLRDLLYQEFARIGKSLSSPKRLEILDLLSQGPKSVEALSKATTMSVANVSQHLQTLNNARMVKFRKDGNYVIYELADDVIADFINSLHKLSEKQFVQVQQIKQEFLNANTGMDGISLAELNERMKQGEVLLLDVRPKEEYENAHIPGAVSMPMEDLKEKLDSLPTNREVVAYCRGTYCLWSAEAVELLRSKGIHAYHLEKSVQEWNEFQEHLN, encoded by the coding sequence ATGAATGAAAGAAATTTAAGAGACTTATTATATCAAGAATTTGCAAGAATAGGTAAGAGTCTTTCCAGTCCGAAGCGATTAGAAATTTTGGATCTTTTATCTCAAGGTCCAAAGTCGGTGGAAGCATTATCGAAAGCAACGACTATGTCTGTAGCGAATGTATCCCAGCATTTACAAACGCTGAATAATGCGAGAATGGTAAAGTTTCGAAAGGACGGTAATTATGTGATTTATGAATTGGCAGATGACGTCATTGCTGACTTTATCAATTCTCTGCATAAATTGTCGGAAAAACAGTTTGTACAGGTTCAACAAATAAAACAGGAATTCTTAAATGCCAATACAGGTATGGATGGAATCTCGCTTGCAGAACTCAACGAGAGGATGAAGCAGGGAGAAGTTTTATTGTTGGATGTTAGACCTAAAGAGGAATATGAAAATGCCCATATTCCGGGTGCTGTTTCAATGCCGATGGAGGATTTAAAAGAAAAACTTGATTCTTTACCAACCAACCGTGAGGTGGTTGCGTATTGTAGAGGAACATACTGTTTATGGTCGGCAGAAGCAGTGGAACTATTAAGGAGTAAAGGTATCCATGCTTATCATTTAGAGAAAAGTGTTCAAGAGTGGAATGAATTCCAAGAGCATCTAAATTAA
- a CDS encoding MFS transporter, translating to MISETNDSVQGYIDNPEKQKQLYKRTLIIIVISQMFGGAGLAAGITVGALLAEQMLGTNAFAGVPAALFTLGSAGAALAVGRLSNRFGRRMGLATGFIVGGLGAIGVVLATVLNSVFLLFVSLLVYGAGTATNLQARYAGTDLATNKQRGTAVSIAMVSTTLGAVAGPNLVDVMGNLAETIGVPALAGPFILSAAAFILAGLVLFIFLRPDPFIIALKINANKKNAEPDAIPEKNQMNKKGIKAGAIIMVLSQIVMIAIMTMTPIHMGHHGHSLGAIGLVIGFHIGAMYFPSLVTGILVDKIGRPAMAIASGVILLASGVVAAIAPGDSLFFMILALVLLGIGWNFGLISGTALIVDSTEPSTRAKTQGTVDVFIALAGSSGGAMSGMVVAGSSYEMLSLAGGILSLVLIPVVIWFIGGSKGKINKEARNV from the coding sequence ATGATCAGTGAAACGAATGATTCCGTACAAGGTTATATAGATAATCCAGAAAAACAAAAACAATTATATAAGCGTACATTAATCATTATCGTTATTTCACAAATGTTTGGTGGCGCAGGATTAGCTGCCGGAATAACAGTTGGGGCATTGCTTGCAGAGCAAATGCTTGGTACGAATGCATTTGCAGGTGTTCCCGCTGCATTATTTACGTTAGGATCAGCAGGAGCTGCATTAGCAGTAGGAAGGCTTTCGAACCGTTTTGGAAGACGGATGGGGCTAGCAACAGGATTTATCGTAGGTGGACTTGGAGCAATAGGTGTTGTGCTTGCCACAGTCTTAAATAGTGTATTTTTATTATTCGTTTCTTTACTCGTATATGGTGCGGGTACGGCAACTAATTTACAAGCCCGTTATGCTGGTACCGATTTAGCGACGAACAAACAGCGGGGGACTGCTGTAAGTATAGCGATGGTCTCCACAACACTTGGTGCAGTTGCAGGTCCAAATTTAGTGGATGTGATGGGAAACCTTGCTGAAACGATTGGTGTTCCAGCACTCGCAGGACCATTTATTTTATCTGCAGCAGCATTTATATTGGCGGGTCTTGTGTTATTCATCTTTTTACGTCCTGATCCATTCATTATCGCATTAAAAATAAATGCGAATAAAAAGAATGCTGAACCTGATGCGATTCCAGAAAAGAATCAAATGAATAAAAAGGGAATTAAAGCTGGAGCTATCATTATGGTACTAAGTCAGATTGTGATGATTGCTATCATGACGATGACACCAATTCATATGGGACATCATGGGCACAGCTTAGGTGCTATCGGTCTTGTTATTGGCTTTCATATTGGTGCCATGTACTTTCCTTCACTCGTTACAGGAATTCTTGTTGATAAGATTGGTCGGCCTGCCATGGCAATAGCATCTGGAGTTATATTGCTTGCCTCGGGTGTCGTAGCAGCGATTGCTCCAGGAGATTCATTATTTTTCATGATACTTGCTCTAGTATTGCTTGGTATAGGATGGAATTTTGGCTTGATCAGTGGGACAGCTTTAATTGTTGATTCAACAGAACCTTCAACGCGTGCGAAAACCCAAGGTACAGTAGATGTATTTATTGCTTTAGCAGGATCAAGCGGCGGAGCCATGTCAGGGATGGTTGTTGCTGGTTCAAGCTATGAAATGTTATCACTTGCTGGGGGGATTTTATCCTTAGTACTGATTCCCGTAGTGATTTGGTTTATTGGTGGCAGTAAAGGTAAAATAAATAAGGAGGCTCGTAACGTTTAG
- a CDS encoding glutaredoxin family protein, producing the protein MNQIKVYTTTTCPYCVMMKNFLQEKGLPFEEVNVQEDPVAADRLVKTTGEMGVPQTEINGQWVLGFDPDKVMQLVK; encoded by the coding sequence ATGAATCAAATTAAAGTGTATACAACAACGACTTGTCCATATTGTGTGATGATGAAAAACTTCTTACAAGAAAAAGGACTTCCTTTTGAAGAAGTAAATGTCCAAGAGGATCCGGTTGCAGCCGACCGTTTAGTTAAAACGACAGGTGAAATGGGAGTTCCACAAACTGAAATAAATGGTCAATGGGTATTAGGATTTGATCCAGATAAAGTAATGCAATTGGTGAAGTAA
- a CDS encoding arginase family protein, with translation MENERTSRTLRLIMPQWQGGNGNNLDYHFGSRLLAWLAPESDDETIEVPIDTGLMNHEKEDGILAKQQLIKQANEAFDILQNKQPDRVVVLGGECSVELVPFAYLLEKYKDDVAILWIDAHPDIKTPEYLPNYQAMVLATLLGEGDDDFASLVPTRISPSNVVFAGINKEIEKEPHVYQKYNFNNVSSRDFESSSGKILDLLKATGVSRVAVHFDLDVLDLQEFRSQGGAKPGRYEKNVREWPKGSSIKSVGRLIQDVSEEFDVVGLGITEHLPWDAIALSNLLSSLPLLRK, from the coding sequence ATGGAAAATGAACGAACAAGCAGAACATTACGTCTGATTATGCCCCAATGGCAAGGCGGCAATGGGAATAACCTTGATTACCACTTTGGTTCCCGTCTTTTGGCGTGGCTTGCACCTGAATCGGATGACGAAACGATTGAAGTACCCATTGATACAGGGTTAATGAATCACGAAAAAGAAGATGGTATTCTAGCCAAGCAGCAATTGATTAAACAAGCAAATGAAGCTTTTGATATACTTCAGAACAAGCAACCGGACCGAGTAGTCGTTTTAGGAGGAGAGTGTAGTGTGGAGCTAGTTCCATTTGCTTATCTTCTAGAAAAATACAAGGACGATGTGGCGATTTTATGGATTGATGCACATCCTGACATCAAAACACCTGAATACTTGCCAAATTATCAAGCGATGGTTTTAGCCACTTTGCTCGGAGAAGGGGATGATGACTTCGCTTCGCTCGTTCCTACAAGAATCAGTCCATCGAACGTTGTTTTTGCCGGTATAAATAAAGAAATTGAAAAAGAACCTCATGTTTATCAAAAATATAATTTTAATAATGTAAGCTCACGTGATTTTGAATCGTCTAGCGGAAAAATATTAGATTTGCTTAAGGCAACAGGCGTTTCACGCGTAGCGGTTCATTTTGATCTTGATGTGCTGGATCTTCAGGAATTCCGTTCCCAAGGTGGCGCTAAACCGGGAAGATACGAAAAAAATGTGCGTGAATGGCCAAAAGGATCATCCATAAAATCTGTGGGGCGGCTCATTCAAGATGTTTCAGAGGAGTTCGATGTAGTGGGGCTTGGGATTACAGAACATCTGCCTTGGGACGCTATTGCACTTTCTAATTTATTAAGTTCTCTTCCTTTATTAAGAAAATAA
- a CDS encoding ATP-binding protein produces MITHSKKLGVIVGVEGGVSQVGMYHMSNEAEFIWYGDILTGPKIGAFLTINQNEVKIIATVSTEKIIDQQNTIKSTEFDNRYAKNSINRIITLKVKGVINEDSFEVTSQYVPMIGNEVTLTTQEELKVIYGVDNIEETILIGESILEGQPIRLSINKFFASHIGVFGNTGSGKSNTLHKLYLELLSTKYRERIVEKSQFYVMDFNGEYTGENMFGIDEDSKKCFKVNTRNPVEGNKIPVTKEYLFDADILSVLFDAKPGTQVPFLREAMNTYNKCISNPHFHFGEFVTGLIKRILTTGGTVNQNSLQEWIQVSQNYYTDTSQYVVLEQLEYISSTQSYRTREKDYINSGAMSNIKDETWRKVNLHIISNGLNEVFQQFENNPTKQLKMFLDFQKVYKTAWGKVNSEHLNPLFNRINTSFDSLEKVVSVVENINDEFSAFNIISLVKANQEITRLIPMLLSKMIYDEQKNLLIDKGITHTKHLIIDEAHNILNDQKRNTSDDWQDYRLSIFEEIIKEGRKFGFYLTLSSQRPADISPTILSQTHNYLIHRLVNENDLRMLENTMPTLDKNSFQMIPSLGKGEVIITGNAIQVPVFVKIPKEKSVRPNSDDVLLTELWVD; encoded by the coding sequence ATGATAACGCATAGTAAAAAGTTAGGTGTGATTGTAGGGGTTGAGGGAGGTGTGTCACAGGTTGGTATGTACCATATGTCAAATGAAGCAGAGTTTATATGGTATGGAGATATTTTGACTGGACCTAAAATAGGTGCATTTCTGACTATTAATCAAAATGAAGTTAAAATTATTGCAACAGTTTCGACGGAGAAAATTATAGATCAACAGAATACGATTAAGAGTACTGAGTTCGATAATCGATATGCAAAGAATTCTATTAATCGTATCATCACTTTAAAAGTAAAAGGAGTAATTAATGAAGATAGTTTTGAAGTTACTAGTCAATACGTACCAATGATTGGGAATGAAGTAACTTTAACAACTCAGGAAGAGTTAAAAGTTATTTATGGCGTTGATAATATAGAGGAGACAATCTTGATTGGTGAATCAATTTTAGAAGGACAACCAATTCGGTTATCTATTAATAAGTTTTTTGCATCACATATAGGGGTTTTTGGTAATACTGGAAGTGGGAAATCCAATACACTACATAAATTGTACCTTGAATTACTAAGTACCAAGTATCGGGAACGTATCGTAGAGAAATCCCAGTTTTATGTAATGGACTTTAATGGTGAATATACTGGAGAAAATATGTTCGGAATAGATGAAGACAGTAAAAAGTGTTTTAAAGTAAATACAAGAAATCCAGTTGAGGGAAATAAAATTCCAGTAACGAAGGAGTATTTATTCGATGCTGATATATTGTCTGTTCTATTTGATGCAAAGCCAGGGACGCAAGTTCCATTTTTAAGAGAGGCAATGAATACGTATAACAAATGCATTTCAAATCCGCACTTTCATTTTGGTGAGTTTGTAACAGGTTTAATAAAAAGAATATTAACAACGGGTGGGACTGTAAATCAAAATAGTTTACAGGAATGGATTCAAGTGTCCCAAAATTATTATACAGATACATCCCAGTATGTTGTTCTTGAACAGCTAGAGTATATATCAAGTACACAATCTTATAGAACAAGAGAAAAGGATTATATTAACAGTGGAGCAATGAGTAATATCAAGGATGAAACTTGGCGAAAAGTAAACTTGCATATAATTTCAAATGGTTTGAATGAAGTGTTCCAGCAATTCGAAAATAATCCAACAAAGCAGCTAAAAATGTTTCTAGATTTTCAAAAAGTTTATAAGACAGCATGGGGAAAAGTTAACAGTGAGCATTTGAATCCTTTGTTTAATAGAATTAACACTTCATTTGATAGCCTTGAAAAAGTAGTATCAGTGGTTGAAAATATTAACGATGAATTCAGTGCTTTTAATATAATTTCATTAGTCAAAGCTAACCAGGAAATAACAAGACTAATTCCTATGCTCCTATCTAAAATGATTTATGATGAGCAAAAGAATCTTTTAATAGACAAGGGAATCACACATACAAAGCATTTGATTATAGATGAAGCTCATAATATATTGAATGATCAAAAGCGAAATACAAGTGATGATTGGCAAGATTACAGACTGTCTATTTTTGAGGAAATTATAAAAGAAGGTAGAAAGTTTGGATTTTATTTAACACTTTCTAGCCAAAGACCAGCTGACATCTCTCCAACAATACTTTCGCAAACACATAATTACTTAATCCACCGTTTAGTAAATGAAAATGATTTAAGGATGTTAGAGAATACTATGCCAACTCTTGATAAAAACTCATTTCAAATGATTCCTAGTCTTGGAAAAGGAGAGGTCATAATAACAGGGAATGCAATACAGGTTCCTGTTTTTGTGAAAATCCCTAAAGAGAAGTCAGTTCGTCCTAACAGTGATGATGTTTTGCTTACAGAATTGTGGGTTGATTAA
- a CDS encoding arginase family protein: MSEKTLRMLMPQWQGGNNEAGYALGAELLSWLAPESDDLLVEVPIETNPKLLKKEDGIVARQALLKQLKAAQNLIDTHEPDRIVMFGGDCLVGQAPYAYLNERYEGELGVLWIDSHGDISSPKEMENANTMVLGNLLGEGDKEFASKVNVPLKPQNVMLAGIKPKDYESERIERLGIHVAAPEEFANESGTVLKWISDNHIKHLVIHLDVDILDPKLFRSQIFASPEPLSIDWAEGEMSFTQVARLINDVSNETNVVGLGITEHMPWEAINLKKLLAQMPILAQN, translated from the coding sequence ATGAGTGAAAAAACATTACGCATGTTAATGCCGCAATGGCAAGGTGGAAACAATGAAGCAGGTTATGCCTTAGGAGCCGAACTCTTGTCTTGGCTAGCTCCTGAAAGTGATGATCTATTAGTTGAAGTGCCGATTGAAACAAATCCCAAACTACTCAAAAAAGAAGACGGTATTGTGGCACGCCAAGCTTTGTTAAAACAATTGAAAGCGGCTCAAAATCTAATAGATACCCACGAACCTGATCGTATCGTCATGTTTGGTGGTGACTGCCTGGTTGGCCAAGCCCCTTATGCCTATCTCAATGAACGTTACGAAGGAGAACTAGGCGTTTTATGGATTGATTCACATGGAGATATCTCTTCTCCTAAAGAAATGGAAAATGCCAATACGATGGTTCTAGGCAATCTTTTAGGTGAAGGAGATAAGGAATTCGCAAGTAAAGTAAACGTTCCATTAAAACCTCAAAATGTCATGTTGGCTGGTATAAAACCGAAAGATTACGAATCAGAACGAATCGAACGATTAGGAATCCATGTTGCCGCCCCTGAAGAATTTGCCAATGAAAGCGGTACTGTTCTGAAATGGATTTCAGATAATCATATCAAACATTTAGTCATCCATCTGGATGTTGATATTCTAGATCCTAAGCTATTCCGTTCGCAAATTTTCGCGAGTCCAGAACCACTCTCAATCGATTGGGCAGAAGGTGAAATGAGCTTCACACAGGTGGCTAGATTGATTAATGATGTATCTAACGAAACAAATGTTGTTGGATTAGGGATCACAGAACATATGCCTTGGGAAGCCATTAACTTAAAGAAACTTCTTGCACAAATGCCTATTCTAGCTCAGAACTAA
- a CDS encoding helix-turn-helix domain-containing protein, which yields MSMHEFHGKVKNIEDTPFGYTMSLIGGKWRMVILYLLAENQTIRFNELQRMIGTITYKTLSRQLKDLESSGLVIRTEYPQIPPKVEYSLSDKGSSLIPILEAMCEWGIDSQMY from the coding sequence ATGAGCATGCATGAGTTCCATGGAAAAGTAAAAAACATAGAAGATACACCTTTTGGATATACAATGTCCCTCATTGGTGGTAAATGGAGAATGGTAATTTTGTACTTACTTGCAGAAAATCAAACAATCCGTTTTAACGAATTGCAAAGAATGATTGGTACCATTACGTATAAAACACTTAGTCGTCAATTAAAGGACTTAGAATCAAGTGGCCTTGTTATCCGAACAGAATACCCGCAAATACCACCAAAAGTAGAGTATTCTCTTTCAGATAAGGGATCTTCTCTAATCCCGATTTTAGAAGCAATGTGTGAATGGGGAATTGATAGTCAAATGTATTAA
- a CDS encoding Rrf2 family transcriptional regulator, which yields MKYSKATNYALHIMLHLAVTSPDQRVGVQQLAEQQDLSPTYLSKILTKLVKAGMIESSSGANGGYKLKPDWENISFLDVIDAIEGTTTLFGGCLNNDPDCMIQEIMFSAEKKMEEELRHQKISEVAKKTTVVL from the coding sequence ATGAAATACTCGAAGGCAACGAACTATGCCCTTCACATTATGCTGCATCTTGCCGTTACTTCCCCCGATCAACGTGTGGGTGTGCAGCAGTTGGCAGAGCAGCAAGACCTTTCACCAACATACTTGTCCAAAATTTTGACGAAGTTAGTTAAGGCAGGGATGATTGAATCATCTTCTGGAGCTAATGGTGGATATAAGCTGAAACCAGACTGGGAAAACATTTCATTTCTTGATGTTATTGATGCTATTGAAGGAACGACGACCTTGTTCGGGGGTTGTTTGAATAATGATCCCGATTGTATGATTCAAGAGATAATGTTTTCAGCAGAAAAGAAAATGGAGGAAGAGTTAAGGCATCAAAAAATTTCTGAAGTTGCTAAAAAAACAACTGTCGTTCTCTGA
- a CDS encoding RidA family protein, which yields MTNEKEMNGLIAQRIATNPDPMERFNISQGFRVGDLLIISGQTAGNEQGGIVGVNDFDKQAEQAFHNLATVLQAGGSDLDRVIKVTIYLTDMSHFPKIIELRKKYFSTPYPADTIVEVNALAAPEFMIEIEAMALVNGKKVDTRAELGR from the coding sequence ATGACAAATGAAAAAGAAATGAACGGTCTTATCGCCCAGCGAATTGCAACAAATCCAGATCCGATGGAACGGTTTAATATCTCACAAGGCTTTCGTGTAGGAGATTTACTCATCATTTCAGGTCAGACGGCTGGTAATGAGCAAGGGGGAATAGTCGGAGTCAATGATTTTGACAAGCAAGCAGAACAAGCATTTCATAATTTGGCTACTGTGCTGCAAGCTGGAGGTTCGGACCTTGACCGTGTGATTAAAGTGACGATCTATCTTACGGATATGAGTCATTTTCCAAAAATCATTGAACTTCGAAAAAAATACTTTTCTACTCCTTATCCAGCAGACACAATTGTTGAAGTTAATGCATTAGCAGCACCGGAGTTTATGATTGAAATTGAGGCCATGGCGTTGGTCAATGGAAAAAAGGTGGATACCCGAGCGGAATTAGGTAGGTAA
- a CDS encoding OsmC family protein: protein MDKIELMVSASGKGTATTASIGNHKIIIDADKNIGPNPLETLLSALAACENGTANVVAKEMNFDLQGITFKITGELDSRGFMGDSNVRTYFEKVEVVATVKTTESEERLKELQHVVESRCPLYGLFKAANVQMTEHWLKAD from the coding sequence ATGGATAAAATAGAATTAATGGTAAGTGCATCAGGGAAAGGTACAGCAACTACAGCCAGCATTGGGAATCATAAAATTATTATTGATGCAGATAAAAATATCGGACCAAATCCACTAGAAACTTTATTATCAGCACTAGCAGCGTGTGAAAATGGAACGGCTAATGTCGTTGCAAAAGAAATGAACTTTGACCTTCAGGGCATTACTTTTAAAATTACAGGAGAACTTGATTCGCGTGGATTCATGGGTGATTCCAATGTTCGTACATACTTTGAGAAGGTTGAAGTGGTAGCGACTGTAAAAACAACAGAATCTGAAGAACGATTGAAGGAATTACAACATGTAGTGGAATCACGCTGTCCATTATATGGATTATTTAAAGCGGCAAATGTTCAAATGACTGAGCATTGGTTAAAAGCTGACTAA
- a CDS encoding LysR family transcriptional regulator: protein MELRHLITLKTIVERGGFKKAAEHLGYAQSSVTTHIQELEEEVGKPLFDRLGKKVVLTHYGERLLSYAVKIIELHAQALNTDDEPIGDLIIGISESLTIGRVPPILLEYKNSYPKVNLSLKSIENYTVASQLQNGDIDLALVLEKEDWSLPEIYCEKLIRERMVLISPPEKKDVNRTVLYTERSCSYKSVFDAYLIFKQMDVKESLDFQSIEAIKQCVRSGLGISMVPYFSVKEELESHKLKGEFVAPEHPAISTFLAYHKDKWLSPSMNIMISLIRNHAEYWI, encoded by the coding sequence ATGGAGCTTCGTCATCTGATAACACTTAAGACAATTGTAGAAAGAGGAGGATTTAAAAAGGCTGCTGAACATCTTGGCTATGCACAATCATCCGTTACAACTCATATTCAAGAATTAGAGGAGGAAGTAGGGAAACCATTATTTGATCGGCTTGGCAAGAAAGTCGTTTTAACTCATTACGGGGAACGACTTCTTTCTTATGCGGTTAAGATCATCGAATTACATGCTCAGGCATTAAATACAGATGATGAACCAATAGGAGACCTTATTATTGGCATTTCAGAATCGCTGACGATCGGTCGTGTACCACCTATTCTCTTAGAATATAAAAATTCTTATCCTAAGGTTAATCTTTCGCTAAAATCAATAGAAAATTATACTGTTGCATCCCAGCTTCAAAATGGAGATATCGATTTAGCATTAGTATTAGAAAAAGAAGATTGGTCGCTACCTGAAATTTATTGTGAAAAACTGATAAGGGAAAGAATGGTGTTAATTAGCCCACCCGAGAAAAAAGATGTCAATCGAACAGTTCTTTATACTGAACGATCATGCAGTTACAAATCCGTGTTTGATGCGTATTTAATATTCAAACAGATGGACGTGAAGGAAAGTTTAGACTTCCAAAGCATTGAAGCAATTAAGCAATGTGTAAGAAGTGGTTTAGGTATTTCAATGGTACCTTACTTTTCCGTGAAGGAAGAACTAGAAAGTCATAAACTAAAAGGAGAATTTGTAGCACCAGAACATCCGGCTATTTCTACATTTCTTGCTTACCATAAAGATAAATGGCTTTCTCCGTCTATGAACATTATGATTTCTTTGATAAGAAACCATGCTGAATATTGGATCTAA
- a CDS encoding FAD-dependent oxidoreductase, whose protein sequence is MNNPVVIIGAGLSGLRTASLLTARGIKCIVIEARDRIGGRVLSISDTKKPGLGRFDLGPTWFWPQYESTIANLVKELDLGTFVQYTQGAVLLERSQNKRPERYSLLENPSARSIRFIGGVQTLIDAIAETIPKELIKLNTKVTAIRQDEADITVEAALADGKRKKFTADAVILALPPRIVASHIEFSPPLPPNLMNDLVNKPTWMAGQAKAVAIYERPFWRELGLSGFVSSWLGPLQEIHDASPETGSGALFGFFGIPATIRQELGEDNISQLVIDQLERLFGPEAQNVSTILYKDWAKDSDTAVEEDLEPLRDFPSYGQLPEAGIWEKKIIFAGTEANSQFGGHLEGALLAAEQAADEITNIK, encoded by the coding sequence GTGAACAATCCTGTAGTCATTATTGGTGCTGGTTTAAGCGGCCTTCGAACTGCATCGCTGCTTACTGCACGGGGAATCAAATGTATAGTAATAGAAGCTAGAGATAGGATTGGTGGCAGGGTCTTAAGCATTTCTGATACAAAGAAACCAGGTCTAGGCAGATTTGACCTTGGGCCGACATGGTTCTGGCCACAATATGAGAGCACTATTGCTAACCTTGTTAAAGAATTAGATTTAGGAACCTTTGTCCAGTACACCCAAGGGGCGGTGCTTTTAGAGCGATCCCAAAATAAGCGACCTGAGCGTTATAGCTTACTGGAAAATCCGAGTGCAAGGTCGATTCGATTCATCGGAGGGGTGCAGACTCTTATCGATGCTATCGCAGAGACGATTCCTAAAGAATTAATAAAATTAAATACGAAAGTGACGGCTATTCGACAAGATGAAGCGGATATCACAGTGGAGGCAGCACTTGCTGATGGAAAGAGGAAAAAATTTACTGCAGATGCTGTAATCTTAGCATTACCGCCCCGAATTGTGGCGAGCCATATTGAATTCTCTCCTCCACTTCCTCCCAATCTTATGAATGACCTCGTAAACAAACCTACATGGATGGCTGGACAAGCGAAGGCAGTTGCAATCTATGAACGTCCCTTCTGGAGAGAATTAGGACTCTCTGGATTTGTATCAAGTTGGCTAGGACCTTTGCAAGAAATCCATGATGCTTCTCCTGAAACAGGTTCTGGTGCTTTATTTGGCTTTTTTGGAATTCCTGCGACAATACGCCAGGAACTAGGTGAGGATAATATTTCGCAATTGGTTATTGACCAATTGGAAAGACTCTTTGGACCTGAGGCTCAAAATGTAAGTACCATCCTTTACAAGGATTGGGCCAAAGATTCGGATACAGCTGTTGAGGAAGATCTGGAGCCGCTAAGAGACTTTCCCAGTTACGGTCAACTACCAGAGGCAGGGATTTGGGAAAAGAAAATTATTTTCGCTGGAACAGAGGCAAATTCGCAATTTGGCGGACATCTCGAAGGTGCACTCTTAGCAGCTGAACAGGCAGCTGATGAAATAACTAATATTAAATAA